In Sphingobacteriaceae bacterium, the following proteins share a genomic window:
- a CDS encoding proline hydroxylase, producing METDFENLITSFIETNIGISESFLSAALANNLKANLLLLERDNLLAAAATGHSKTLQHNLNTRSDRIYWLDRDHNNIYENEFFDLVEDFVEFLNRSCYAGITSYEFHYSLYAPGAFYSKHRDQFLNNSGRKYSMISYLNANWQKEDGGELVIQQSETNQSISPTQGKTVFFKSNELIHEVLKTNQPRLSITGWLKG from the coding sequence ATGGAAACAGATTTTGAAAACCTGATCACAAGTTTTATTGAAACCAATATTGGAATCTCGGAGAGTTTTCTAAGTGCAGCCCTTGCAAACAATTTAAAGGCAAACCTGCTTTTATTGGAAAGGGACAATCTATTGGCCGCGGCAGCAACCGGGCATAGCAAAACGCTTCAGCACAACTTAAACACGCGGAGCGACAGAATTTACTGGCTTGACCGCGACCACAACAATATTTACGAGAATGAGTTTTTTGATCTGGTGGAAGATTTTGTTGAATTTCTAAACAGAAGTTGTTACGCGGGAATTACCAGTTACGAATTTCATTATTCGCTCTACGCTCCAGGTGCATTTTACAGTAAACACCGCGATCAGTTTTTAAATAATTCAGGCAGAAAATATTCTATGATTTCTTATTTAAATGCTAACTGGCAAAAAGAAGACGGGGGAGAATTAGTCATTCAACAATCAGAAACAAATCAAAGTATTTCGCCAACACAGGGTAAAACAGTTTTTTTTAAAAGTAATGAGCTCATTCATGAAGTTCTTAAAACCAATCAGCCACGCCTGAGTATTACAGGGTGGCTGAAAGGGTAA